Below is a genomic region from Strix aluco isolate bStrAlu1 chromosome 14, bStrAlu1.hap1, whole genome shotgun sequence.
TAAAAGTTACAAGCAAGGTGGAAAGTTTATCTTTGACTTTTAAAGTGGCAACTTGCAATGCTGTTCACATCCCCCAGGAACACTGTTACCCCAGAACCGAGGATTCACTTTTAAGGCACACAAGGAGACTAGCAGACACTTTGGAGCTGCAATAGCAGAAAAGCGTAATGAGTTCATCAGAGACAGCACAAAGGTTGCAGACTGACCTCAGTGGTCAACCAAAAATCTAAATCTATGCAGTTAGATATGAAAGAGCAGAGCTGTACTTTAGATACCTGCACTGGATGTAGACGACACATGACTCACTGCAAAGAAAGATGTCTTAAATTTCCTTTGTACATGCTGGGCAATGTCAGACCTCTTCCTGGGAGTCAAACCTTAGCATCAAATTTAAGCAAGACACAAAAGCACGTACAGGACATGTTCACACATTCCCTCTTCCTGGCTTGGCCCTCCCCTAAGCATGCAGGAAGCATGCCCACAGCTGTACTGAGGCCAGCCAGATCAAAAAGCCCACCAGAGCCTCCTACAACAGCTAGGGACGGCGGGAGCACAGCTGCTGGCTAACTCCATGACCTACTACCTACAGGTAGGTCAGTACAGTGCAGAGTCCTCCACTACCTACCAAGAAGACTTCAGCCCCACAGGTTTTTTTGCTGAATCTTTGTTCCCTGAACAGGTCGAAAAGGTGGGCAGATCCCCTCTGCCTCACTTCTCAAGAAAAAAGCTTTTGGAGGACACCTGGCAGGGGGAACCTGTGTGGCAAACCAGGGCCCCTTCCTCACTGCTTTGCACACAGTGTCCTACACGGTGCGTCCTGATGTCTGGCTGCAGTGGAGTGAGAAGCATCGTGTTtgcttcatttgccttttttaaagaaagctgtaGAATTTTCCTGGAAAAAGTGACATTAACAGCATCATATTTTCAAAGAAAGGCACCTGACCCAGGAAACGGTGATGTTATAGTCATCCTCATGATCTTAATTCTGCTCCTTTGCTGACCATGTTATGACCACAACTAGAGGCATGAGCACATCCCATTTTCCTACAGGATTATGCCTGGTCCTGCACTTGGGGTAGCAGAAGAGAAAGGCAATGCTGGGTACTGGCCAAGGAAATGGGGCATCTTGCTTTATGCAAGCCCAAAAGGCCTGGGGCACTGTGATACCAATCAGAGCCATTAGCTCCCTGGCCTTGTTCAATGCTAAAGTCTTCACAGGGCACTCAAACAAGGCAAGTGGCTGCCAGAAGAGAAAGAGCAGTTATCTCCTTCATGCAGCACTAGATTAGGACCTATGCTCTAGTCTCAGCTTTGTTGAGGCTAAGGGACTTGCCCAAAGTCACACAGGAAATCTCTGTGGCTCAGTTCTGCATCTCAGAAAGGGTGATAAAATTTCCTGACCTCTCTGGAGGAGGGTACAAGATGTTCAGGTAGACCAACAccaaagaaggggagaaaaaaggcagGGAAAGTACTTGCTACATGCTAACTTGAGCTCAGTAAGGATAAGCTGCTTTAAAGGGCAAGGCTGGGAAGAGACACCAGTGACCTCCTGTGAGGAGCAGATATTAAAACAGTGACTCTTGCTAAAAATCACTCTAACACGTAACATAAATTGTCCTCTCAGAAACCCTTACAAAGGAGCAACTGTGCTAAACAGACACATCCATTGCCCAGCAACAGTCTTCCCCTTTGTCCCACCCCTAGAGCCACACAAAAACCTGAAGACTTTTGGTTGCATTTCCCACCTCACAGGATCCAGCCTGAATTAGGAGGAACAGAGACACCCAGCCTCTTTGCTAAGACTCCACTGTAGATACGTGCAATTACATTTGCAATTAAGTCTGAGTCTAGCTACAGGAAACCAGAGGCACTTTCCACAGATCAAGAGCGATGTTATTGCCACACTTCACAAGTTTTCATAACGTACACAACACGGGGCTCTGAAACTCACTTTTCACTGACCCACTTTCCACTGGGAAGAAAGTTCATCTTTATTTATCTGgactttctgcttttccttgccCACTTGCAGGAATGCCGTCTGCATGTTAATGCAAGTGAGGGGAGCCAGGGAAACTGGTGGCAACACCATCCGCTTCAAATCTGGGACAATCCAGTCCCCTGCTCGCAGGGCATTAAGGCAACACATTCAGGCCCCAAGGAGAAggagcacccagctgccctcaGATGACTCTTGTTGCCAGCTGACTCACAGTCCAACGCTGACAGGCTCCCCAGACATGACAGAGTTCAGCTGCGGCAGGGAGAGGAGCATTGCTCCAGGGGAGGCTCTTTAGGTTGGGAAGAGGCAAGGAGGAAGATTTCTGATGACTTTCCCTGCAGTCTCTTCTCAGCCTCCTGGTGCCTTTTTATGTGAGACAAGACCTAGGATCTCAACAAACCACAGCAGTCTTGAAGAGACCATCACGGGCTCCAGAGCAACATGCAGAAGTGCATGGCTTCCTCAGCCTAGCCACAAGCCATCCTGCCATAAAACCCAGCTCTGCACTGGCTACCTTTGACTACTCTCTCACAGCAGAAATTCCCACCCGGccctgcttaaaaaaaccccaaacccaaacctaCACAAAGCATCCAAAGGAGGGGGGAGGTCCAAACAGCATGCCAGAGGAAGTCAGCGAGGGCATGTGAGCCTCAACGCTCTGTCCTGATGTCAGGTTCAGCCACAGGGGCTCTCCTGAACGGCTCACCTGGCCACCACCTCGACCACAGCTGAAGCAGGGGTGTGCACACCTCCTCCCAGAGGCAGACGGGAGACCACACCTTGCCTCGGAGCAGTGGACGGACAAACCGTGACAAGTTCTCTGGGAAGCCAAGGAAGATCCCAAGGAAGCAGGCACAGCGAGCGTGTGGGATATCAGCAAAGACAAGAGGAGACAGCTAGCCACACTACAGGAGTGGATCTAGCAAATGCCTTAAGGCTACAGCCCTGCAAACAAAGGCCTGTCCTAGGTAGCTGCTCATCTTAGCGGCTGCAAGAGCAGGTTAAGCTCAGACCACCCTGCACACTGCGGACTAACGCGTGCCCAAATTCTTAGAACAGCCATGATCAGACACCAGCTCCCACGTGCTCCTGGGGAACGAGTGACAAGTGTTGCTGGTCCAACAAGTGACAGCCACAAGTGTCAGCCAAGCCAAAACCAAAGCACCTCAACATTAACCTTtcattggtggttttttttttttaacgctcCTGTCTACCCCCAGATCACCACCACAGGTTGCTGCTAGGACAGTTACCACAGCTCCCTGAGCCTGCTGCTTCAGCGTCACACATGGTAAGGCACGCCCTGCAGCGGCTAACCCGTGCCTTCAGCCATCCCGAACTACAACCTCTTACTGCTGCACGAAGGTCCCCTCAGCCTGACCCCACTAGGGCCAACACAGCAGATGACAGGTGACTGACACTGCCAAACTTCAGACAGCCTCTTTCAGCCTCCTCAAGTTTCCATGGTGGTTTTGACCTGCCTGTGGTGAAGTTCTCTTCTATGTCAGATCCTCTACAGGGAGGAATTTTGCCTGCTGAGCATCCCGCAGCCTGGCTCTGCAAAGGCCACGTGCCAGCTGTCTAGAGGTTAACAGAAGGATTCCCCCCTCCAGGCTTCGCATTCCTGTTGACATGGCAGTCCCTGGGCTGTTTTAGACAGGCATTGCCAGATAGGATTTACCAAACGCAGGCAGCACATGCAACGCTGTTCAAATGTCAGGACTCACAGCTCTCCTCCTCCAGAGGAGCTCTCAGCCCAGAGCTATGCTGGACAGGAGGGGTGGAGACATCAAAACATCACTACAGCACGCGGGACACCAAATCCATTTCCAAACCCACCGCCCCAATGTCCTTAATGAGAAAACAAGAGTTTTGGGGTGAAGCAGGAGATCCAGCAGGAGATCCTTTAACCCTGCCAAGCCAGCTCCTCTCCCCCTCACTTCCAGCCGCTGCAAGCTCCTACAGCCATCAACGGGACACTCACCTTGAGGATCTTCACGACGACCCTCTCGTTGTTGGTGATGTTGATGGCCTCGAAGACCTCGCTGTACTTCCCTCGCCCGAGCTTACGGACCAGCTGGTAGTCGTCCTGATTGCTGCGGGCAccgagaggagagaggaggaggaggaggaggggagaggataACTGACAGGGCAGcaggccgggggaggggggggccctctcccagtcccccccaccccgccccagccgcccgcagccccccggggacaccccaaaacggggctgggggtggggggagaggggggcaggGAACCCTCCCCGTGGGGCTGCGGCCCGCAGGAGGGTGCGGGGTCGCCGGGGGCCCGGGAAAGGGTGGGGGTGGTGCCCGCGGGGCGCTTTACCCCCAGGTCGGGACGTGCGCCTCGTAGTCCCAGTACTCGCGGCTCCTCAGGCTGTTCACCTCGGCGTACACCCGCGCCCGGCtgccggcggccgggccgggcatggcggcgccgggcggcggctgcaggaggaggaggagggcgcggggccggcgcggcaGGCCGGCGAGGCGGGGCGCGGCGCgcaggagggcggcggcggcggcggcggcgggcggcagggccaggccggagcggggccggggcggggcggggccggcccgggggcggcgggcgcggggcccgCGCGGAGCGTGCCGAGGCCCGGgcccggtgccggcggcggcggctgcagcCTGGGCCGGCCCCGAGCGCCGCGCAGCCAACCCGGAAAAGGCGCCGCCGCGAGAGGcgcccgctcgccgccgccgccccgccgcccgccagcagcgccccctggcggcgcggAGGTCGGGCCCATGGgcgcccgccggcccggcccgccttGTCACGCTCGTCACGTCGCGTCCCGCCTCCCCCGCCATCGCCACCGCCACTCGCCCCTCAGGACCCCTCGCCGCTCCTCGCGCCGCCTCGTGTCACCCGCCACGGCCCTGTCCCCCAacccctccccatccccctccCGGCCCCAGCATGGCTTCATCGCACGGGCCCTGTCACACCCCTGTCACCCTTGTCACCCCCTCACACCCTATCAGAGCCCCTGCCACATCTGCCACTCCCAtcaccccaccccagccccctcacagccctgggcagccccgTGTTACACCATCACCCGCATCATGATGTCTCACAGCCCCCTCACGCTCCCTCACTATCCCCTGTCACCCCGTCACCTTTTGTCACCCCCATGGTAGGACCTGGGGTAGAGGAAAGGCTCCATGTTCCTCTGGGGGGACTTCACAGAACCCCAGGCTGGCTGAGGTGAGGCACTGCTGGatgtcctctgctccagcagggcCACACAGAGCCggctgcccaggactgtgtccaggtgACTTCTGAATACCTCCACGGGTGGAGACTCCAcggcttccctgggcaacctgtgccagtgctcagtcaccctcacagtgaaaaagtgcttcctgatgttcagagggaacctgcGGTGTTTCCGTTTGTGTCCACTGCCTCTGGTGCTGCCACTAGGCACccctgagaagagcctggctccctcttctttgCACCTTCCCTCCAGCCAtccatcttggtggcccttcgCTGGGCTCTCCAGTATGTGCCTGTCTTTCTTGTACcgaggagcccagcactggacacagcactccagggaTGGCCCCACCattgctgagcagaggggaagcatcccctccctccacctcccgGCAAGATTTTGCCTAACACAGCCCCAGACACCATTAGTTTTCTTTGCGGCTTACGTTCAGCTTGGTGTTCGCCAagaccctcaggtccttttcagcaaagctgcttgccagctgggtGACCCCCAGtgtgtactggtgcctggggttgttcctccccagaggCAGGACTTTGCACGTCTCCTTGTTCAGAAGAACTCCAGGAGGTTCCCactggcccatttctccagcctgtccaggtgccCCTGGTTATCAGCACGACCTTCTAGagtatcagccactccttccagATTGGTGTCAACCTGCAAAACTGCTGAGGGTGTGCCCGGCCCCATCACCCATCAATGAAGATGACTGGACTGGCAATGCTCTAACTGATGCAGAGCCCAGGAGACCATTTGCCTTTTTTGCAGCAAGGGcgtgttgctggctcatgttcagcttggtgtccaccaggacccccaggtccttttcaaGAAAAGCTACTTCccaacaggactggacccagtatttacccctggggtacactgctagtgactggcctccaactagactttgtgccactaaTCACCACCTTCTgggccagttttcaatccacctcatgCCCTCACCTCCCAGTACCtggtgaatcacagaatcacagaatcatctcggttggaaaggaccttgaagatcatctagtccaaccgttaacctagcactgacagatcccaactccaccagatccctcagcgctgggtcaacccgactcagacccctccagggatggggactccaccacctccctgggcagcccattccaacgcctgactacccgttctgtaaagaaatgcttcctgatatccagtctaaaccttccctggtgcagcttgaggccattacctcttgtcctatcacttattacttggttcaagagactcatatCACCGTGGTGAGTCCCAGGGCAGCTGCCAACTCCAGCCCCTCCCCGAGCCCGGGCCAACTGGGTGCAGCCACGTCTCAGCACCAGCCAGCAGCCCATGAGGTGACAGAGCAGAGAGTGGGACACAGGTTGCTTGGTCTCATCCCGGCGCTGCTCCTGGTTGGCCTCCAAACATCAGCTCAGGCTTGGCTGGAAATGAGACGTGGCTCCAGGCTGTCTCACGCTGGCTGCCGAGGAGCCTTTCCAGCCATCAGGTCACAGGGCCACCACTGTCCTTCTTTTCTGTAGGCATGCATTTTCAAGTCAAAACCAAGGTGAGGTTGAAGCCTTCAAACTGTGTGCAGGTTTTGGACTTCTTGGTATTGCTATTAATGGGAAAAGCAGCACTTGGTAAGCAGGGATAAGCATTAGGCTGCTCTCCCCGATGGAAGAACATAGAGagatgattttattttcctttgggtgctaagaaaggaaaatgaaccaCAGGGTCCTCAATTCACAAGGGCTAAAGCTGAGTGCTGGGCTTAGAGGTTTTGAGGAAACCTAAGGAAAGTCTCCCTGGAAAGATGTGGAGTCAGCTGTGCGCTGCAAAACCCAGTGAACTTTCCAGGTACCTGAGACTGAATGATTAGAAAACCCAACATGACTTTATCATTTGATACTTTGGGTCCTGACCGAACGTAGTCCAGGCAAGACTTTTGCAGGATCTTTGGAAAACAAGGAGGATGTGTACAGAATGCTCGCTCTCCCAGGGCACTCAGCACTAGAGAGAAAAGGCAAGCTCAGCACCCATTCCTGCTAAACCTGTCTTACCAAAGTGAGAGGAAAATCAGCTGTCCTTGGGGAAGTCTGCCACGTCCAGAGCCCAGCTTGTTGACCTCTTCCTAGCAGGACTGCAGAACGGAGATGATCATCTGCTAGGGCCTGGAGGAGGTGCAGAAATGCATAAGCAAAGCAGTCAGTCCTTGCATAACCTGGAATTTATGAAAGCATATGCAAAGGCACTTGAGTCACAGGTTAAAGCGGCGCCGTGACACCAGCATGTGCGTATGGCTTTTCCGCAGACCTAGAGCTGCACCGCTGCACCGCTGAGacgttcacagaatcacagaatcatcgaggttggaaaagcccttgaagctcctccagtccaaccatgaacctccccctgaccgttcccaactccaccagatccctcagcgctgggtcaacccgactcttcaacccctccagggatggggactccccccctgccctgggcagcccattccaacgcccaacaaccccttctgcaaagaaatccttcctaagagccagtctgaccctgccctggtgcagcttgaggccattccctcttgtcctgccgctggttccttgggtccagagactcatcccccctctctgcaccctcctttcagggagttgtagagggccatgaggtctcccctcagcctcctcttctccagactaaacccccccagttccctcagccgctccccatcagacctgtgctccagaccctgcaccagctccgttgcccttctctggacacgctcgagtcattcaatggcctttttggagtgaggggcccaaaactgaacacagtagggcccaaaactaaacacagttcATCCCTCCCAGTAAATTTTGCATGGGACCACAGTAAAATCCTTCATAAAAAGGGAGATTTGCATTTCACAGCATGCTGCTGTTTGGCCATAGGCGCTCAAACTTCAAGCTGGCTAAAATTTTTCTGAAGGATCATTATCCCGGTAGAACACACTGGGTCAGCAGTTTCATCACCAGTGACATGTTCCTCGGCACTTTCCAGCGGGATGCAGGCAGGCTACCAAACCGGCTTGCCAGGCTGATTTCTGGCAGGAAAGGCAGCCGGtgtgctgccagctcctccagctgacGTCTCGGCTGCCCAGCCGCGGGAACTGGGGCTGCCCGCTGGTTTCTGGTGCTGCCCGGCGCTTCCCACAGCAAAAAGCTCTGTTTGCAGTTATGGGAAAGTTTGCCAAGCTTTACCTACTGTCTCTGAAATGCTAGTGAGCTGTTTATATTAATGTTATTACCATTTTCAAATCTGGCCGGGAAGGTCCAGCTGTTTCCCAGAGCAAAGTCagggaaaatatgttttcaacCATTAAAAGCATCTGGAGATCTTGTCCTGAAGGTACAGCAGAGCTCTGGAGCTTGGCATTTGGGACAAATATTCTGGGAGATGTGCTGAGTCTCCTGCTGACCTCTGAAAAGCTTTGTGCAGCTGGTCAGAGCTATAAACTTTTTTAAATCCGCACCCTGTTTTCCTGAAGCTGCAAAACCTCCAGCGCAACATTGCTGGACCCTCCAGAGATGCCATCCCTGCCCACCGTCCCAGCAAAGCTCCCCTGGGTCACTCAGCTGCCTCTCCCCATCCTACCAAACAATGAAATACTGGCTGTTTCAGGATGGAGCATCACAAAATGTGGGCCGGTGCAGAGACCAACAGTCTGGTGTTATAATTATCTCTGCGGTCTTAATCAGCCAGCTTACACAAGCCCTGCTTTTAACACACCTTTTAATTCGTGTCCCCATGTTCAGCTTTTTCATAGGATACCTGTCCCACCCTGCATCCAAAGACGACCTCCAGGCCGTGTCACATCCATGCTGTCCCCTCCTCCTCATCTCAAAATGCTTGATTTCTGGCTTCGAGTTCTGTATGTGGTGAAGATCCAGCAGTGAGGGGTGCTGATCCCTGTCCCCGACAAGGCCAGGAAGCGTGGTTCCTCCCATGGATTGGCTGCCGATATGACTCAAGATGTGTTTTGAAGAAGAGTTTTGACATGTTCTGGCCAGAAATAGGACCATCATTGCCAGGGcattgatttttcttccatttatataATTAGGTTGACTTGCATCCCTCATCTCAGAAAAGCCATGGAGGTGCATCACCAGCCACATCATCAACTTTCAGGGGAGAGATGCACATTTAAACAGACCTGCCACCCGCCCCCGTTGGTCCTGAGCACCCAGCACGGGGAAGCGAGAGCACATTGCTGTGCCATGGGCCGCATCCAGCAACACGGACACTGAGAAACGGTGCTGCACACCCTCACACAGCTCCTGAATTAGGCATGCCTGGAGGGCAGCTGCCTTCAGAACCCGCGCTACTGTCCCGCCCAGTTCTACAGCCAGGCCCTGATAAAGCGGAGTGTCTGAGAGGAAGATCGTAGCGTCACAGGCAGAGAAACCCCTGCCGTGGTGCGGATGCACCCCAGATGTGAGCTGGGGGTCTGTTTGCCTGCACCCCCGCGGAGGCTGACAGGCTGGATCCTGCCTGGGATGTCTGGCGAGGAGGGGCCAGGAGGCAGCACCGAACCAGGACCACCTGGGAGCGGGAGAGACGTGTACCCCAGGACACCCCCGGGAGGGTTCCCCCTTTGGCGGTGGGCCCCCAGCCAACcccccatggatgggtttgcacTGCAGACGCCTCCCTGGGGGCTCAGGGATCCCCTGGGACACAGCACCTCAGGCAGGGGCcggctggggggcactggggtcACTGGGGGGCTGGCTCCCCCCATGCCCCCATGCTGGAGGCCTGCAGGACCCCCGGGACCCCCGCATGGGGGGGAAGCGGGGTCCGAGCTGCAcgtgtgtgcgcatgtgtgtgaCCTCGCATCAGCGTGTGCGCACACGTGTCCAGGTGTCTGTGCATacctgtgcgtgtgtgtgttcaTGACACCGTGTCTGTCCGTACATGTGTTTGTGTCACTGtgcccatgtccccatgtcctgtGGCCCCTGTCCGTGTGTCCCTCCATTCCCCCTGTTTCCCCATGTCTTGTATTCCATGTCCCATGCCCTGTGTCCCACATCCACCCGTGTCCCCATGACCTCTGTCCCTGTGCCCCTGTATCCCCCATGCCCCCTGGCCCTGCGCATCCCCATATCCTGTGTCCCATGTCGTGTGTCtgcccatgtccctgtgtcctgtgtcccccccatgtcccatGTCCCACCGTGTCCCCATGccccctgtccctgtgtcccttACGCTCCCTGTCCCCCCATGTCTCCCCTGTGTCCCATGTCCCCTGGGcctgtgtcccccatgtcccaTGTGTCCCTGGGCCCATGTCCCCCTGTGCCCATGTCCCCCATATCCCCTCCTGTCCCATGTGTCCCTGGGTCCATGTCCCTCCCTGTCCTcccatgtcccatgtccccctGGGCCTGTGTCCCCCATATCCTGTGTCCCATGTCGCATGGCtgcccatgtccctgtgtcctgtgtcccccccatgtcccatGTCCTACCGTGTTCCCAtgcccatgtccctgtgtcccctaCACTCCCTGTCCCCCCATGTCCTCCTGGGCCCATGTCCCCCTGGGcctgtgtcccccatgtccccccatgtctCATGTCCCCCTGGGcctgtgtcccccatgtccccccatgttcCATGTCCCCCTGGGCccgtgtcccccatgtccccgcATGTCCCCCATTTCTCATGTCCCCCCATATCCCATGTGTCCCTGTTCCCGTGTCACCAATGTCCCCCCGTGTCCCATGTGTCCCTGTGCCTGtgtccccccatatcccccatgtcccatgtcccccaTTTCCCATGTCCCGCCATGTCCCATGTGTCCCTGTGCCCgtgtccccctgtgtcccccatttcccatgtccccccatgtcccatGTGTCCCTGTGCCCGTGTCCCCCattccccatgtccccccatgtcccatGTGTCCCTGTGCccgtgtcccccatgtccccccatgtcccccgcCTCCTGTCCCCATGTCCATGTCTGCCCCTGTTCCATATCCCTCCGCGTATTGTGGCCCGCCCGGCCGCCGTATCCCTGCACTGAGCTCCGTCCCCGCGTCCTGTATCCCTCCgcctcctgtgcccccccccgccgTTGCCAGGAGACGGCGATGGCGGATCGGGGCCTGGCGGCGCTGCCGCTGCCGCAGCTCCGGGCCAAGCTGCAGGAGGAGCGGTACCGGctgccgggcggggagcgggggccgcggggccctgctggggctgcagggccggggctgggggcgccgCTGGGCCTTACCcccgcagggccgggccgggccgcgtgTCCCCGGCTGCCCCCGCGCTGGGGGCGGCACCATCCCCAGAGGCGCCGGGGTCCGGCTGGGCCGGGGGTGCGGCCTCGCCGCGGGGGGGTGTGGGGCCGGGCACCCCGCTCCCCTTCCCCGGGGCCCCGGTGGCAGCCGGTGCCCGGGTTCTGGCGGCCGCTTCGGGTGCGGGCAGGAGCGGGCCTGGCCGGGGCCCCGGGCCCTGTTGGGGGTCTGCCGGCCTGGGACCCGCCTGGCCTGGCCGCGGTGCCCTGGGACCCGCCTGTTGGGCCTCGCCGCTCCCTGGCGCGGTGCTGAGCCTAGCCCGGGGCTCAGCCCGACCCACTCTCCTCGCAGCGACGCCAACACCCTGCTCCGAACTGAGGTGGAAATGTTTGAGAAATGGTGCCGTAAGATGGAGCCGTGCGGCCCCTCgctccagctgctgccccagccgcACGATGCCCCGCCAGAGGTGATGCAGGTACGGCTTCAGGGCCGGCACGCTGCCTGCCTGGCCGCAGGGCCCAGCTTTGCAGGCGTGGCTGGCACCTTACTGCACAGAGCCATGAGCCTTCCTCCCTTCGCAGCTCCTCTGACCTCCTGAGCTCACTGCTCAGCTGGAGGCCAGCAGGCAAGCTCCCCAGTTTGAAATGTGAAGAAGGAAGTCCCACAACAGCCCTCTGCACTTGGGCTTCACAGTGACGAGCCCTTAACCTAGACACCTGCTTGCAGAAAGGTGCTGCTCTCTGTAGGTGTAAGACAGTTTGGGCTGCCTAGCCCTTCCTGCACTCAGTGTAAAAGCCAGGTTGTCTTCTCATTTCTCCTCCTTCAGCTGTGTGACAGCACCATGTCCTCCTGAGCAGCAAGTGCCAGGGAGATCTGGAATGAGTTAACCCCCACACAGCATAATTTGAGGTAGAAGTTAAACAAATAGGGCACCTGGTGTCAAGAAAGCAGGAGACTTGCCCAGGGCCATGCCAGGTCTGATGCTTTTCTCACTCCTGGGGAAGTTCATGTGGGCTCAGACCTGCATCCACAACTGGATACCTCCGCTGAGGATGTGCTGCTCTCTTCCTTCTTGCAGGAGCCATGAACAGGCTTTTGGAGCAGATTTTTACCTCCTGGCCTGAACATTGCCTTTTCACCAGAGACACACTGAACAGAAGCTCTAGACCCTTTCTTTGCTCCTTTCAGCCAGCATCCTGCACTGGGTTTTAGCACCTGCCTGAGTCCAAAGTAGCT
It encodes:
- the CFAP263 gene encoding cilia- and flagella-associated protein 263 isoform X2 produces the protein MSHVPHFPCPAMSHVSLCPCPPVSPISHVPPCPMCPCARVPHSPCPPMSHVSLCPCPPCPPMSPASCPHVHVCPCSISLRVLWPARPPYPCTELRPRVLYPSASCAPPRRCQETAMADRGLAALPLPQLRAKLQEERDANTLLRTEVEMFEKWCRKMEPCGPSLQLLPQPHDAPPEVMQIRGRYKSKLHSVTDCIVGLTVEQKCELVERELTEVKDEIQRMKEDSEQTLQNLEAVIEEADVWWADIKKAISDFEKDIMSTMSSKKGSLTASEKVLRYLEEKNRQRDLLREKLLSKNYLLKDYKKKLEQQLRQVQIWHVSACMG